One Setaria viridis chromosome 5, Setaria_viridis_v4.0, whole genome shotgun sequence genomic region harbors:
- the LOC117857026 gene encoding uncharacterized protein, with translation MTKWGWIDVRDKFLEATGKFRTSEQFGYKYRCLRQMWTFINHLRTKCTGLGHREDGSVVASDSWWEGKTEVNDESKPHCVIRTYVYYLQEFMCDVYALQGHANWYELKDGWPPYIDLLDRMFSGVAVTGETSFVPGVNRQISFISSGEDDDAEADGGTPRSCATPVSTGSKRSTSSLRSTGTNPKKNKGSTPRSQRLGPVVERAVVDNIKQGIDEVLEKRKQDRAARHAHQDQSRDAVLAQLQQTKQDEKEERRARKEEIKQVTDAAKALGVHLMDANLWQGVVKICKDEDLRTVFIVAPDEARLSMIKQNAPTV, from the coding sequence ATGACCAAATGGGGCTGGATAGATGTTAGGGATAAGTTCCTCGAGGCCACAGGGAAGTTTAGAACCAGCGAGCAGTTTGGTTACAAGTACAGATGTTTGAGGCAGATGTGGACATTCATCAACCATCTTCGCACCAAGTGCACAGGCTTGGGGCACAGGGAAGATGGCTCTGTTGTTGCGTCTGACTCGTGGTGGGAGGGTAAGACAGAGGTAAATGATGAGTCAAAGCCTCATTGTGTAATTAGAACATATGTGTACTACCTTCAGGAGTTTATGTGCGATGTATATGCATTGCAGGGGCACGCTAACTGGTATGAGTTGAAGGACGGATGGCCACCGTACATTGACCTTTTGGACCGGATGTTCAGTGGGGTTGCAGTGACTGGAGAGACCTCCTTTGTTCCCGGAGTCAACCGGCAGATTAGCTTCATCTCcagcggcgaggacgacgacgctgAAGCTGACGGTGGCACCCCTCGGAGCTGTGCGACCCCTGTTAGCACTGGGAGCAAGAGGAGCACCAGCAGCTTGCGCAGCACAGGTACAAACCCCAAGAAGAACAAGGGCAGCACACCTCGCAGCCAGAGATTGGGACCTGTAGTGGAAAGGGCGGTGGTCGATAACATAAAGCAGGGCATTGATGAGGTACTGGAGAAGAGGAAACAAGATAGAGCGGCTAGGCACGCACATCAGGACCAATCAAGGGACGCTGTGCTGGCCCAGCTGCAACAAACAAAGCAAgatgagaaagaagaaaggcgTGCTCGGAAAGAAGAAATTAAACAAGTTACAGATGCAGCAAAAGCGCTTGGAGTGCACCTCATGGACGCAAATCTATGGCAGGGTGTGGTAAAGATCTGCAAGGATGAAGATCTACGTACGGTCTTCATAGTTGCACCAGATGAAGCAAGGCTATCCATGATCAAGCAAAATGCTCCTACGGTCTAA
- the LOC140222963 gene encoding protein ALP1-like, giving the protein MDKRTKIVTCATAAYMLLSMMAVIIQSRKRKRCARRVGITYGPMEARDRMRVDYLNNKIWKDDTTCLNMLRLNRGKFFRFCNLFRERGLLQDTCHLCVEQQVGMFLNTVGHNLRNRLVGTNFDRSGETVSRYFNKVLRAIGELRGELIRPPSLDTPSKIAGDNRWDPYFKDCIGAIDGTHVRASVPKNIEHAFRGRKSFCTQNVMAAVDFDLQFTYVLAGWEGAAHDALVLHDALERENGLRVPQGKFYLVDAGYGAKPGFLPPFRGVRYHLNEWGSNPLQNEKELFNLRHSSLRVTVERAFGALKRRFKILDDATPFFPFPTQVDIVCACCIIHNWVIQDGRDEFFTEDTNSASYNHASTRIGQANEHAAMVNFRQQIADQMWANRQNNNVN; this is encoded by the exons ATGGATAAGAGGACCAAGATTGTAACTTGTGCTACTGCTGCATACATGTTGTTGTCAATGATGGCGGTGATTATTCAATCTAGAAAACGTAAACGATGTGCCAGAAGGGTTGGTATTACCTATGGGCCTATGGAGGCAAGGGATAGGATGAGAGTAGATTATCTaaataataaaatttggaaGGATGACACAACTTGCTTGAACATGTTAAGACTGAATAGAGGCAAGTTTTTTCGATTTTGCAATCTTTTTAGAGAACGTGGTTTGCTTCAAGATACATGTCACTTGTGTGTTGAGCAGCAGGTGGGTATGTTTCTAAATACAGTGGGACATAACCTTAGGAATAGGTTAGTTGGAACTAATTTTGATAGATCGGGGGAAACAGTTAGCCGCTATTTCAACAAAGTACTCCGTGCTATTGGAGAGCTGCGAGGGGAACTAATTAGGCCCCCGTCTTTGGACACTCCAAGCAAAATTGCAGGGGACAACAGATGGGATCCTTACTTTAAG GACTGTATTGGAGCTATTGATGGTACTCATGTAAGAGCATCTGTTCCTAAGAATATTGAGCATGCCTTTCGCGGTAGGAAATCCTTTTGCACACAAAATGTAATGGCAGCTGTAGATTTTGATCTACAGTTCACCTATGTGTTGGCTGGTTGGGAAGGGGCTGCACATGATGCTCTAGTTTTACATGATGCTTTAGAACGTGAGAATGGCCTTCGTGTCCCACAAG GAAAATTCTACCTAGTCGATGCTGGATATGGAGCCAAACCAGGATTTTTGCCCCCCTTTCGTGGAGTTCGGTACCACTTAAACGAATGGGGAAGTAATCCACTGCAAAATGAGAAGGAATTGTTCAACCTTAGGCACTCATCACTACGTGTCACAGTAGAGAGAGCATTTGGGGCACTAAAGAGGAGATTCAAAATTCTTGATGATGCTACACCATTCTTTCCTTTTCCAACACAAGTAGATATTGTTTGTGCTTGTTGCATTATTCACAATTGGGTCATACAAGATGGGCGTGATGAGTTCTTCACAGAGGATACTAATTCGGCAAGCTACAACCATGCTTCCACACGCATTGGCCAAGCAAATGAGCATGCTGCCATGGTTAATTTCAGGCAGCAGATAGCAGATCAGATGTGGGCAAACCGTCAAAACAACAATGTTAACTAA
- the LOC117856168 gene encoding uncharacterized protein yields the protein MEEVAEGCGGTSGHATWTSAMSALMLSHLNDLVAAGLKTSKGFKKHLFNGCARVINEKFTTRITGEQVKNHLKTWQKRYAKINRLKKLSGALFDEENCMITLDEEHYNGHVHDHKSDAEYLNKPLLHYREMTAIFGNTMATGNFAKDSSAPLGREDDEGESQEEGDEVTGHGPSEGHTTQGATSSASRPSKKSKIVEMEEDGLVAAFKSVGENLAAAIKMVAKPDNELPPDLFDVLNQLPGFNSAHISFYYAHLVSNPHIGKAFYNLPFEHKLNWVTMFIAEKFPGM from the exons ATGGAGGAAGTAGCTGAAGGGTGTGGTGGGACTAGTGGGCATGCTACGTGGACATCAGCAATGTCTGCTTTAATGCTCTCTCACCTAAATGATTTGGTGGCTGCTGGTTTGAAGACATCAAAGGGATTTAAGAAGCACCTTTTTAATGGTTGTGCTAGGGTTATCAATGAGAAGTTCACCACAAGAATCACTGGTGAGCAAGTTAAGAATCATTTGAAAACATGGCAGAAAAGGTATGCAAAGATAAATAGATTGAAGAAGTTGAGTGGTGCCCTCTTTGATGAAGAAAACTGCATGATTACACTAGATGAGGAGCACTACAACGGCCATGTCCAT GATCACAAGTCTGATGctgagtacttgaacaagcccCTCTTGCACTATAGAGAGATGACGGCAATATTTGGCAATACAATGGCTACTGGAAATTTTGCAAAAGACTCAAGTGCACCTCTAGGTAGAGAGGATGATGAGGGTGAAAGTCAAGAAGAGGGGGATGAGGTTACTGGGCATGGTCCAAGTGAGGGGCATACCACTCAAGGGGCAACGTCTTCTGCTAGTAGACCTAGTAAGAAGTCCAAGATAGTTGAAATGGAGGAGGATGGGCTGGTTGCCGCCTTCAAAAGTGTAGGTGAGAACCTTGCCGCTGCCATAAAAATGGTAGCTAAACCTGATAATGAGCTGCCACCTGACCTATTTGATGTCTTGAACCAACTTCCTGGTTTTAATTCAGCACACATATCTTTCTACTATGCTCATTTGGTGAGCAATCCTCACATTGGCAAAGCTTTCTATAACTTGCCATTCGAGCACAAGTTAAATTGGGTCACAATGTTCATCGCTGAGAAGTTCCCTGGAATGTAA
- the LOC117857029 gene encoding Bowman-Birk type wound-induced proteinase inhibitor WIP1, with the protein MKSSTLLVLLCLQAALVMGIFAAVAKENAVGESKAIDINPGQLKCCTNCNFSFSGLYTCDDVKKDCDPVCKKCVAVKTYSGKKFKCTDTFLGMCGPKC; encoded by the exons ATGAAGAGCAGCACGCTCCTGGTGCTCCTGTGCCTCCAGGCCGCTCTGGTCATGGGGATCTTCGCAGCCGTAGCAAAAGAAAATG CCGTGGGAGAGAGCAAGGCCATCGACATCAACCCGGGTCAGCTCAAGTGCTGCACCAACTGCAACTTCTCCTTCTCGGGGCTCTACACCTGCGACGACGTAAAGAAGGACTGCGACCCCGTCTGCAAGAAGTGCGTCGCCGTGAAGACCTACTCCGGCAAGAAGTTCAAGTGCACCGACACCTTCCTCGGCATGTGCGGACCAAAGTGCTAG